A region from the Streptomyces sp. NBC_01445 genome encodes:
- a CDS encoding SpoIIE family protein phosphatase, whose amino-acid sequence MTVSVWTGAAERLWGYSADQALHSPAKGLLVSGAPEIPRIFAGSPWSGRVRIRHCDGHESAADLRITPLDTDGGAGWLVWGPNTFGRPGLDPAASDAFFHHSPISLVIWDRELRCVWFNDSVRNQDIYSSEPELGGYVTDVVRARHPEILERAMARVLHNGVPLLGYELWPTEARAPDRYYCVALIRLDGPDGRPLGVCSVAVQASTGQEVGGLRLLNEAKSRIGADLDPLVTSQRLAETAVPNLADYVTIDLVEAVPLDKEPLRRLKSTDTRIPGFYRAGAASIHDDLRESLWARGTPVYVPPASPFTTVLKNRRSYFEPVLDTSPGAWLDNDPDRARVIRQTGMHSLIIVPLQARGATLGIAVFVRSQNPVPFSKADLALAEELAARAALIIDNALRYTRERTAALAIQRALVPHHLSGGSTVEVATRYLPADTHAGVGGDWFDVIQLSDGRVALVVGDVVGHGINAAVTMGHLRATTRALSKLELPPAELLHLMDELAVDIARDRFDDGTSTPSAFAATCLYCVYDPKSQRCTMSSAGHPPPAIIFPDGSVDFAEVPPGAPIGVGLGSFESTEVKLPDSSVMGLYTDGLIETEHDVDRGLQRLRTALAGPNSSLDDLCTSVVDTLAPDGPMDDDIALLLARIHPAAD is encoded by the coding sequence ATGACGGTCTCCGTGTGGACCGGGGCCGCCGAGCGCCTATGGGGCTATTCGGCTGACCAAGCGCTCCATAGTCCCGCCAAGGGCCTGCTGGTTTCGGGCGCCCCGGAAATTCCCCGTATCTTTGCCGGCAGCCCCTGGTCAGGGCGGGTGCGGATCCGCCACTGCGACGGCCATGAGTCAGCTGCGGATCTTCGGATTACTCCTCTGGACACTGACGGCGGCGCGGGTTGGCTCGTATGGGGGCCGAACACATTTGGCCGGCCAGGCCTGGATCCGGCAGCGTCGGATGCGTTCTTTCACCACTCGCCGATCAGTCTGGTCATCTGGGACCGGGAATTGCGCTGTGTCTGGTTCAACGACAGCGTTCGCAATCAGGACATCTACAGCTCCGAGCCGGAGCTGGGCGGCTATGTCACCGATGTGGTCCGCGCTCGTCACCCAGAGATTCTGGAACGCGCTATGGCGCGCGTATTGCACAACGGGGTGCCGCTCCTCGGGTACGAACTGTGGCCGACCGAGGCTCGCGCCCCCGACCGTTACTACTGTGTTGCCTTGATCCGTCTCGATGGACCGGACGGTCGACCACTGGGCGTCTGTTCTGTGGCTGTGCAGGCCAGCACCGGGCAGGAAGTCGGAGGACTTCGCCTGCTCAACGAAGCGAAAAGCCGCATTGGCGCAGATTTGGACCCGTTGGTCACCAGCCAGAGGCTGGCGGAGACAGCGGTACCGAACCTCGCCGACTACGTCACGATCGACCTCGTCGAGGCCGTGCCGCTGGACAAGGAGCCGTTGAGACGCCTCAAGTCCACCGATACGAGAATCCCTGGCTTCTACCGCGCCGGCGCCGCTTCCATCCACGACGACCTTCGCGAGTCTCTCTGGGCGCGCGGAACGCCGGTCTACGTTCCGCCAGCATCCCCTTTCACCACCGTGCTCAAAAATCGTAGGTCCTACTTCGAGCCTGTACTCGACACCTCCCCCGGCGCTTGGCTCGACAACGACCCGGATCGGGCCCGGGTCATTCGCCAGACCGGAATGCATTCCCTCATAATCGTCCCCCTGCAGGCCCGCGGTGCAACACTCGGCATCGCCGTCTTCGTGCGCAGCCAGAACCCGGTTCCGTTCAGCAAGGCAGACCTTGCTCTTGCCGAGGAACTCGCGGCCCGGGCCGCACTGATCATCGACAACGCCCTGCGATACACGCGAGAGCGAACTGCCGCGCTTGCGATACAACGCGCCCTGGTGCCGCACCACTTGTCAGGCGGCAGCACAGTCGAGGTGGCCACCCGCTACCTGCCCGCAGACACGCACGCCGGCGTCGGCGGCGACTGGTTCGACGTCATCCAACTGTCTGATGGCCGAGTGGCCTTGGTCGTGGGAGATGTTGTCGGTCACGGCATCAACGCGGCCGTGACCATGGGACACCTCCGCGCCACGACCCGTGCGCTCAGCAAGTTGGAATTGCCGCCCGCCGAATTGCTACATCTCATGGATGAACTCGCCGTCGACATCGCCCGTGACCGTTTCGACGACGGCACCTCCACACCATCGGCTTTTGCAGCCACCTGCCTCTACTGTGTGTACGACCCGAAATCGCAGCGATGCACCATGTCCAGTGCCGGCCATCCCCCACCCGCGATCATCTTCCCGGACGGATCGGTCGACTTCGCCGAAGTACCTCCAGGTGCACCCATCGGGGTGGGATTGGGCTCCTTCGAATCGACCGAGGTGAAGCTACCGGACAGCAGCGTGATGGGGCTGTACACCG